From a single Stackebrandtia endophytica genomic region:
- a CDS encoding SDR family oxidoreductase has product MTILVTGARGAVARNVIAQLTAAGVDVRAASRQPLDGTTTVQLDFTKPEGFAEALTGVSRVFLYAAAEGIDDFIAAAKEAGVERFVLLSSAAVDPEGKADDAISRMHLAVEEPLRASGVPWTFVRPGMFAGNSLQWRQSIVEEKLVRVVYPDAMVNPIHEADIAEVAVEGLTGAGLVNTAVYVDGPQPLSQRRQIELIGEAIGRDIAVVELTREEAYEALAKFMPQPELMLDMLADGQVPPPGPTSEAVTGRPARSFAQWAVDHVADFS; this is encoded by the coding sequence ATGACGATATTGGTGACCGGGGCCAGGGGTGCCGTTGCGCGCAACGTGATCGCCCAGTTGACCGCTGCGGGTGTCGACGTGCGCGCTGCCAGCCGTCAGCCGCTGGACGGGACGACCACGGTGCAGTTGGACTTCACGAAGCCGGAGGGTTTCGCCGAGGCGTTGACGGGAGTCAGCCGGGTGTTCCTCTACGCCGCGGCCGAAGGGATCGACGACTTCATCGCCGCGGCCAAGGAAGCCGGGGTTGAGCGGTTCGTCCTGTTGTCCTCGGCGGCGGTCGATCCGGAGGGCAAGGCCGACGACGCGATCAGTCGGATGCATTTGGCCGTCGAGGAGCCGTTGCGTGCCTCCGGCGTGCCGTGGACCTTCGTCCGTCCCGGGATGTTCGCCGGCAACTCACTGCAATGGAGACAGTCAATTGTGGAGGAAAAATTGGTCAGGGTTGTATACCCCGACGCGATGGTCAATCCCATTCACGAGGCCGACATCGCCGAGGTGGCGGTGGAGGGGCTGACCGGTGCCGGTCTGGTGAACACCGCAGTCTATGTGGACGGGCCGCAACCGTTGAGTCAGCGTCGGCAGATCGAGTTGATCGGTGAAGCCATCGGTCGTGACATCGCCGTCGTGGAGTTGACTCGGGAAGAGGCCTACGAGGCGCTGGCGAAATTCATGCCGCAACCGGAACTGATGCTGGACATGTTGGCCGACGGCCAGGTTCCACCACCGGGACCCACGAGTGAGGCGGTGACCGGTCGGCCCGCTCGCTCGTTCGCGCAGTGGGCCGTAGACCACGTGGCCGACTTCAGCTGA
- a CDS encoding TetR/AcrR family transcriptional regulator — protein MTANNPTRRSPGPQDRQRDAERTRRLLLDVARDEFAEFGYAGARVGRIAERAGVNKQLISYYFGGKEGLYQQMQRERWREESESTTLDVPIDQMMRWYLESALKDPRSVRLSLWRGLADDAPSVDGDSDIEVEQDRLRQRQERGELAADLDIAALQMAWMGMVTAPIAMPRVAEKLFGVSTDDPEFARRYGDTLSRILQRLAPSARPQPKASDDS, from the coding sequence GTGACAGCGAATAATCCAACACGTCGATCGCCGGGTCCGCAGGATCGCCAACGCGATGCCGAACGGACCCGGCGACTTCTGCTCGACGTGGCGCGCGACGAGTTCGCCGAGTTCGGATACGCCGGAGCAAGGGTGGGGCGCATCGCCGAGCGGGCCGGCGTCAACAAACAGCTCATCAGTTACTACTTCGGTGGCAAAGAGGGGCTGTATCAACAGATGCAGCGGGAACGGTGGCGTGAGGAATCGGAATCCACCACGTTGGACGTTCCCATCGATCAGATGATGCGCTGGTACCTCGAATCGGCCCTGAAGGATCCTCGGTCGGTTCGGTTGTCGTTGTGGCGAGGGCTGGCCGACGACGCCCCGTCCGTCGACGGCGACTCCGACATCGAGGTGGAGCAGGACCGGTTGCGGCAGCGTCAGGAGCGGGGTGAACTCGCCGCCGATCTCGACATCGCCGCGCTTCAGATGGCCTGGATGGGAATGGTCACCGCGCCCATCGCGATGCCCCGCGTGGCCGAGAAGTTGTTCGGTGTCAGCACCGACGACCCCGAGTTCGCCCGACGTTACGGCGACACGTTGTCACGAATCCTCCAACGGCTGGCGCCTTCGGCGCGGCCTCAACCGAAAGCGAGCGATGACTCATGA
- a CDS encoding glutathione S-transferase family protein, which produces MVENNHSTDSTGEFQRSLSHFDDRILADPNAQWPVEPGRYRLVVSLACPWAHRMLIVRRLLGLESSISVGVTDPVQDERSWRFTLDPDDVDPVLGIGFIGDAYYAREPDYRGGISVPAIVDIPSGELVTNDYLQMTLDLSTEWGGFHRDGAPDLYPVALRPEIDEVIGLVFRDVNNGVYRSGFAAAQDKYDRAYNGLFNRLDWLEERLTGRRYLVGDTITEADIRLFTTLVRFDPVYHGHFKCNRNKLTEMPALWAYARDLYQTPGFTDTVNFDHIKRHYYQVHTDINPTKIVPLGPDLTNWDTPHGREALGGRPFGDGTPPPAPPEAEVFADWRL; this is translated from the coding sequence ATGGTCGAGAACAATCACAGCACCGATTCCACCGGTGAGTTTCAGCGTTCCCTGAGTCACTTCGATGATCGGATCCTCGCCGATCCGAACGCGCAGTGGCCGGTGGAGCCGGGACGTTATCGACTGGTGGTGAGCCTGGCGTGTCCCTGGGCGCATCGCATGCTCATCGTGCGGCGGCTGCTCGGTCTCGAGTCGTCGATCTCGGTCGGGGTGACCGATCCGGTCCAGGACGAACGCAGTTGGCGGTTCACCCTGGACCCCGACGACGTGGATCCGGTGCTGGGTATCGGATTCATCGGGGATGCCTACTACGCAAGGGAACCGGACTATCGCGGTGGTATCAGCGTTCCGGCGATCGTGGACATTCCCAGCGGAGAACTGGTCACCAACGACTACCTGCAGATGACGTTGGACCTGTCCACCGAGTGGGGCGGCTTTCACCGTGACGGTGCCCCCGACCTGTACCCGGTCGCACTGCGACCGGAGATCGACGAGGTCATCGGTCTGGTCTTCCGCGACGTCAACAACGGTGTGTACCGATCGGGATTCGCCGCCGCGCAGGACAAATACGATCGTGCATACAATGGACTGTTCAATCGGCTGGATTGGTTGGAGGAGCGGCTGACCGGGCGGCGCTACCTCGTCGGTGACACCATCACCGAGGCCGACATCCGGTTGTTCACCACTTTGGTGCGGTTCGACCCGGTTTATCACGGCCACTTCAAGTGCAATCGCAACAAGTTGACCGAGATGCCGGCGCTGTGGGCCTATGCCCGCGACCTCTACCAGACGCCCGGGTTCACCGACACCGTGAACTTCGATCACATCAAACGGCACTACTACCAGGTGCACACCGACATCAATCCCACCAAGATCGTTCCACTGGGGCCCGATCTGACCAATTGGGATACTCCGCATGGTCGAGAGGCTTTGGGAGGCAGGCCGTTCGGTGACGGGACACCGCCGCCGGCGCCGCCGGAGGCCGAGGTCTTCGCCGATTGGCGATTGTAA
- the serA gene encoding phosphoglycerate dehydrogenase: MTTPHRPIVVIADKLADSAVAVLAGDFEVRTIDGTDIPTLHSALSDADAVIVRSATRIDADALAAAGRLKVVARAGVGLDNVDINAATGRGVMVVNAPTSNIVSAAEQAMALLLASARNTAQADASLKRGEWKRSQFTGVELAGKTVGVVGLGRIGQLFATRIAAFDTKLIAYDPYVQPARAAQLGITLVSLDDLLLQSDFISIHLPKTPETVGLIGKSELNKVKPGVRIVNAARGGLIDEAALAEALADGRVAAAGIDVYATEPCTDSPLFDLDNVVVTPHLGASTREAQDNAGLAVARSVKLALSGEFVPDAVNVQAGGVVAEEVRPLLPLAERLGRVFTALSDGAAQSVTVEVRGDVVSQDVTVLQLAATKGLFVDVAEQVTYVNAPLLAADRGVDVGLFTAPDSPDFQNKVTVRGALVDGRALTVSGTVTQDFKEIRKLTEIDGYDVEIDAEGPLLILRYDDRPGVVGLVGGALGDAGINIAAMQVARHEAGGEALMLVATDAEVTPDLLTRLSTTIGASAATAVTLTD; encoded by the coding sequence ATGACCACGCCACACCGTCCCATCGTTGTCATCGCCGACAAACTCGCCGATTCGGCCGTCGCGGTTCTCGCCGGCGACTTCGAGGTCCGCACCATCGATGGAACCGACATCCCGACACTGCACTCGGCGCTGTCCGACGCCGACGCCGTGATCGTCCGAAGCGCGACCCGCATCGACGCCGACGCCTTGGCGGCTGCCGGCCGGCTGAAGGTCGTCGCCCGTGCCGGTGTCGGACTGGACAATGTCGACATCAACGCGGCGACCGGCCGCGGAGTCATGGTCGTCAACGCTCCCACCTCCAACATCGTCTCCGCCGCCGAGCAGGCGATGGCGCTGTTGCTGGCCTCGGCCCGCAACACGGCGCAGGCCGACGCCTCCCTCAAACGCGGCGAATGGAAGCGGTCGCAGTTCACCGGCGTCGAGTTGGCGGGCAAGACCGTCGGCGTCGTCGGTCTGGGGCGCATCGGTCAGTTGTTCGCGACCCGGATCGCGGCCTTCGACACCAAACTCATCGCCTACGACCCATACGTGCAACCGGCTCGCGCCGCGCAGTTGGGCATCACGCTGGTCAGCCTGGACGACCTGTTGTTGCAGTCGGACTTCATCTCGATTCACCTGCCGAAGACCCCCGAGACCGTCGGCCTCATCGGTAAGTCCGAGCTGAACAAGGTCAAGCCCGGTGTCCGTATCGTCAACGCGGCCCGAGGCGGCCTGATCGATGAGGCGGCGCTGGCGGAGGCACTGGCCGACGGCCGGGTGGCGGCCGCGGGAATCGACGTCTACGCCACCGAGCCGTGCACCGACTCGCCGCTGTTCGACCTGGACAACGTCGTCGTCACCCCGCACCTCGGCGCCTCCACACGGGAGGCCCAGGACAACGCCGGACTGGCCGTGGCCCGCAGCGTCAAACTCGCGCTGTCGGGTGAGTTCGTTCCCGACGCCGTCAACGTGCAGGCCGGTGGCGTCGTCGCCGAAGAGGTCCGGCCGTTGCTGCCGTTGGCTGAACGGCTGGGACGGGTGTTCACGGCGTTGTCGGACGGCGCGGCGCAATCGGTGACCGTCGAGGTCCGCGGCGACGTCGTCTCCCAGGACGTCACGGTGCTCCAGCTGGCCGCGACGAAGGGGCTGTTCGTCGACGTGGCGGAGCAGGTGACCTACGTGAACGCGCCGCTGCTGGCCGCCGATCGCGGCGTCGACGTCGGGCTGTTCACCGCGCCCGACAGCCCCGACTTCCAGAACAAGGTGACCGTTCGCGGCGCCCTCGTCGACGGTCGCGCGTTGACCGTGTCGGGCACCGTCACCCAGGACTTCAAGGAGATCCGCAAACTCACCGAGATCGACGGCTACGACGTCGAAATCGACGCTGAAGGTCCACTGTTGATCTTGCGCTACGACGACCGTCCCGGCGTCGTCGGGCTGGTGGGTGGGGCGTTGGGTGACGCCGGAATCAACATCGCCGCGATGCAGGTGGCCCGCCATGAGGCCGGAGGCGAGGCGCTCATGCTGGTCGCCACCGACGCCGAGGTCACCCCGGATCTGCTGACCAGGTTGTCCACCACCATCGGTGCCAGTGCCGCCACCGCGGTCACCCTGACCGACTGA
- a CDS encoding MFS transporter, producing the protein MSAVTPASQRQVPTPHPRRWVGLAVLCASVLIVVMDMTVLNVALPAISADLLPTSIELLWMVDVYGLVVAGFLVTASGLSDRFGRRRLLLIGYGVFGAIPLLVLVIDNPAGLIALRALLGVGGALIMPSTMSMIRGLFTDAKERAVALAAWAAMASVGAGLGPIVGGVLLEFFDWHAAFLFNTPVMVIAAIAAILLLPESRGAAVPWDFLSMGLSIVGMASLMYAIKGMGKYGLTDPTTLAALVISAVALGWFVTRSLRRKAPLLDIRLLGRPQLSVGLIYALISSVGMAAMLLLLAQWMQLVKGYTPIETGFFLLPMAIMGGAVAPFTPKLAQWMGIRNLMVTGLLVGGVGFAILYLGGDPLSFGLVVVAEILLGLCAAVFGIGSVIIMSAVPPERTGNAAALEETSYELGNALGVAVLGSIAAAVFRSSLSAEDLAEHGVTGDQAHIAQESLGGALAVAEKLPADTGLIEQIQGAFTGSLGIVGLVGGGLMAVAAVVVWFLTPTDVSVEDVDH; encoded by the coding sequence ATGTCCGCGGTCACGCCTGCTTCGCAACGGCAGGTTCCCACCCCGCACCCACGCCGGTGGGTGGGGCTGGCGGTGCTGTGTGCCAGCGTGCTCATCGTCGTCATGGACATGACCGTCCTCAACGTGGCGTTGCCGGCCATCAGCGCCGACCTGCTGCCCACCTCGATAGAACTACTGTGGATGGTCGACGTCTACGGCCTCGTGGTGGCCGGTTTCCTGGTCACGGCCAGCGGACTGTCGGACCGGTTCGGTAGACGCCGCCTGCTGTTGATCGGATACGGCGTCTTCGGGGCGATCCCGTTGCTGGTCCTGGTCATCGACAACCCGGCCGGGTTGATCGCACTGCGCGCGCTGCTGGGAGTCGGCGGTGCCCTGATCATGCCGTCGACGATGTCGATGATCCGTGGCCTGTTCACCGACGCGAAGGAACGTGCCGTCGCACTGGCCGCCTGGGCCGCGATGGCCTCGGTGGGAGCAGGGCTCGGACCCATCGTGGGTGGGGTACTGCTGGAGTTCTTCGACTGGCACGCCGCCTTCCTGTTCAACACCCCCGTCATGGTGATCGCCGCGATCGCCGCGATCCTCCTGCTACCGGAATCGCGCGGCGCCGCCGTTCCGTGGGACTTCCTCAGCATGGGCCTGTCCATCGTCGGCATGGCCTCACTCATGTACGCCATCAAGGGAATGGGCAAGTACGGCCTGACCGATCCGACGACATTGGCCGCGCTGGTGATCTCGGCGGTGGCGCTCGGCTGGTTCGTGACGCGGAGCCTTCGCCGCAAGGCACCCCTGTTGGACATCCGGCTCCTCGGCCGTCCACAGTTGTCGGTCGGATTGATCTACGCGCTGATCTCCAGCGTCGGCATGGCGGCGATGCTGTTGCTGCTGGCGCAGTGGATGCAGCTGGTGAAGGGGTACACCCCCATCGAGACCGGTTTCTTCCTGCTGCCCATGGCGATCATGGGCGGCGCCGTCGCGCCGTTCACACCCAAACTGGCCCAATGGATGGGCATCCGCAACCTCATGGTCACCGGGCTCCTGGTCGGCGGCGTCGGGTTCGCGATCCTCTATCTAGGGGGAGACCCGCTGTCCTTCGGCCTGGTCGTCGTCGCCGAGATCCTATTGGGACTGTGTGCGGCCGTGTTCGGCATCGGCTCGGTCATCATCATGTCGGCCGTTCCCCCCGAACGCACCGGCAACGCCGCCGCACTCGAGGAGACCAGCTACGAACTGGGCAACGCGCTGGGAGTGGCGGTGCTGGGCAGTATCGCCGCCGCCGTGTTCCGCTCCAGCCTGTCCGCGGAGGACCTCGCCGAGCACGGCGTGACCGGCGACCAGGCCCACATTGCGCAGGAATCGCTGGGCGGTGCACTGGCGGTCGCCGAGAAGCTGCCCGCCGACACCGGACTGATCGAGCAGATTCAGGGTGCGTTCACCGGCTCGCTCGGCATCGTCGGCCTGGTCGGTGGTGGGCTGATGGCGGTGGCCGCCGTCGTCGTCTGGTTCCTGACGCCGACCGACGTGTCGGTGGAGGACGTCGACCACTGA
- a CDS encoding TetR/AcrR family transcriptional regulator gives MGARELGQAALRLLNADPTASMGQIATAAGISRATLHRTFATREDLIKFLGRMSLESWRDALDGAGIEAAGDGGDPREITDAMRRLCGELIRDADEYGFILTDPTAERDEELVSEAELLQNRELRFYAAAQEAGVLRADLPVAWIANAVFGLLVGLRDGLRRGDIAVRDAERLLRETLFNGVSAR, from the coding sequence ATGGGTGCCAGGGAACTCGGTCAAGCCGCATTGCGGCTGCTGAACGCCGACCCCACCGCATCGATGGGCCAGATCGCCACCGCCGCCGGAATCAGTCGTGCCACGTTGCACCGGACCTTCGCCACCCGCGAGGACCTGATCAAGTTTCTGGGCCGGATGAGCCTGGAATCATGGCGCGACGCGCTGGATGGCGCCGGGATCGAAGCGGCCGGCGACGGTGGTGACCCACGCGAGATCACCGACGCCATGCGGCGATTGTGCGGAGAACTCATCCGCGACGCCGACGAATACGGCTTCATCCTGACCGACCCCACCGCCGAACGTGATGAGGAACTGGTCTCCGAGGCCGAACTGCTTCAAAACCGGGAGCTGCGGTTCTACGCCGCCGCCCAAGAAGCCGGCGTGCTACGCGCCGACCTGCCGGTGGCGTGGATCGCCAACGCCGTGTTCGGGTTGCTCGTGGGACTGCGTGACGGTCTCCGGCGCGGCGATATCGCCGTCCGCGACGCCGAGCGACTGCTGCGCGAAACCCTGTTCAACGGAGTCAGCGCTCGCTGA
- a CDS encoding MFS transporter yields the protein MVGAAHPRGAAGGAIGSRIRRPARFHAIVLIGFATAIAALTTLVGRVPLPVALTIAVIGGSGGPVVAGGLSSLVAASLPDTAHGRGYAWDAATYNAASVVGPAVVAAVATLFSASTSGYLLAAAATGAGVLIFGVSTRPVDHNDRTPAFGTDLVSGFVTVWRRPVLRAVTAASCLAYLGLGGLTITAVLAARQWGSATQGGLLMTCFAVGATAGALGLARRPVPIAPQWLAALSLLITGIGLAGAAAATSVIPAGAFFLLAGLGDGPLLGATFHVRATHTTPRDRAQVFTTGAALKISAAALGAAVAGSVPVSPMILLVGIAITQGAAALLLWLMLRHVGSVTKVAAD from the coding sequence GTGGTTGGTGCCGCACATCCTCGTGGCGCCGCTGGTGGGGCGATCGGTTCGCGGATTCGTCGCCCGGCCAGGTTTCACGCGATCGTCCTGATCGGATTCGCGACGGCGATAGCGGCCCTGACGACGCTGGTGGGCCGGGTGCCGCTGCCGGTGGCTCTGACGATCGCGGTGATCGGCGGTTCCGGCGGTCCGGTGGTTGCCGGCGGCCTGTCGAGCCTGGTGGCCGCATCACTGCCCGACACCGCCCATGGGCGCGGCTACGCATGGGACGCCGCGACCTACAACGCCGCATCGGTCGTCGGTCCTGCGGTCGTCGCCGCCGTCGCCACCCTCTTCTCGGCATCAACCTCCGGATACCTGTTGGCGGCTGCCGCGACCGGTGCGGGAGTGCTCATCTTCGGGGTGTCCACCCGCCCGGTGGATCACAACGATCGGACACCGGCCTTCGGGACGGATCTGGTCAGCGGCTTCGTCACGGTGTGGCGGCGCCCGGTGCTGCGCGCCGTCACAGCCGCGAGCTGTCTGGCCTACCTCGGGCTGGGAGGACTGACGATTACCGCGGTCCTGGCCGCCCGACAATGGGGGAGTGCAACCCAGGGGGGTCTGCTCATGACCTGTTTCGCCGTGGGCGCGACGGCGGGGGCGCTGGGCTTGGCGCGCCGACCGGTTCCCATCGCCCCACAATGGTTGGCGGCGTTGAGTCTGCTGATCACCGGAATCGGGTTGGCCGGTGCGGCGGCGGCCACCTCGGTGATTCCGGCCGGTGCGTTCTTCCTGCTGGCGGGTCTGGGTGACGGGCCGTTGCTCGGCGCCACCTTTCATGTTCGGGCCACTCACACCACCCCGCGCGACCGGGCACAGGTGTTCACCACCGGAGCGGCGTTGAAGATCTCGGCGGCCGCGCTGGGCGCCGCAGTGGCGGGAAGTGTGCCGGTGTCACCGATGATCCTGCTGGTGGGCATCGCCATCACGCAGGGTGCCGCCGCGCTGTTGCTGTGGTTGATGCTTCGGCACGTGGGTTCGGTCACGAAAGTTGCCGCCGACTGA
- a CDS encoding CGNR zinc finger domain-containing protein has protein sequence MTRRQGFDSRQRGSDPQREGFDPARRLVDLANLFRDDPEATVDRVKRVLAEHGETPEELVGLTADDVTRLRRAGGEFIDILSTETADIAATALNGVLRRSGAQPRLSNHDGHFWHLHVDREGSDWGDWLAASGALALAQLLSQRGRIAWGSCAATECGRFFLDTGPGSARRYCSSACATRARVREHRAKKNDRQLPIHSGVIALRGPDGVDRCAI, from the coding sequence ATGACTCGGCGACAGGGTTTCGACTCAAGACAACGCGGTTCCGACCCGCAGCGAGAGGGCTTCGACCCGGCTCGACGGCTGGTGGATCTGGCGAATCTGTTTCGCGACGATCCCGAAGCGACGGTCGACCGCGTCAAGCGGGTCCTCGCCGAGCACGGTGAGACCCCCGAGGAACTCGTCGGCCTCACCGCCGACGACGTGACCCGGCTGCGTCGCGCCGGCGGGGAGTTCATCGACATCCTCTCCACCGAGACGGCCGACATCGCCGCGACCGCCCTCAATGGAGTTCTCCGCAGGTCGGGTGCGCAGCCGCGATTGTCCAACCATGATGGACACTTTTGGCACCTTCATGTCGACCGCGAGGGGTCCGACTGGGGCGACTGGTTGGCGGCATCCGGTGCGTTGGCATTGGCCCAGCTACTCAGCCAACGCGGCCGCATCGCCTGGGGTTCCTGCGCCGCAACCGAATGCGGCCGGTTCTTCCTCGACACCGGGCCCGGTTCGGCCCGCCGCTACTGCTCATCCGCCTGCGCCACCCGCGCAAGGGTGAGAGAACACCGCGCCAAGAAGAACGATCGACAATTACCCATCCACAGTGGTGTCATAGCGCTACGAGGCCCCGATGGTGTGGACCGATGCGCCATCTAG
- a CDS encoding MFS transporter, which yields MTTLGYDRTTGIRLGALFGPAVFGVTAAGIALPTVIADLKIDPGAASWILTVHALALGIGTVLAGRIADSRGVRTSLFLGGVLLAAGAGLCLAAPGLPLLLTGRFLLAAGSGAMSASALAMVAGAPAEQRPRLLARFGGAMAVFIASATVVGGLVAQVISWRVTLILPALSLFAVPWCLGLATAPGSRRRIDPFGAVALGVTSAALLLLIQAAGLDLSMPLVGGLAATLMVAVGALAWSTKRPGAFVSVSLLRRPGYLRAIAIGMGVYGGLFAAMAAVPELLANAHNWTVVAIGVSLLPGAILGALLSRAAGPPTVVWITGMFALSLLLVAVLSGPASALVVAASMGGVAFAVTQVVVTGAVSAVLPVSERGTGLGIVNLGFFVGGAVGTAVYAALAGPLGAVWALGVVTVFPVSSAVAAGIGRARS from the coding sequence ATGACCACACTCGGGTATGACCGAACGACCGGGATTCGGTTGGGTGCCCTGTTCGGGCCCGCCGTCTTCGGCGTGACCGCGGCTGGGATCGCCCTCCCCACCGTGATCGCCGACTTGAAGATCGACCCGGGTGCGGCCAGTTGGATTCTGACCGTTCACGCGTTGGCACTGGGCATCGGCACGGTGCTGGCGGGGCGGATCGCGGACTCCAGGGGCGTGCGCACCAGCCTGTTTCTCGGGGGAGTCCTTCTCGCCGCGGGCGCCGGATTGTGCCTGGCGGCGCCCGGATTGCCACTGCTGTTGACGGGACGATTTCTGCTGGCGGCGGGATCGGGCGCCATGTCGGCCTCGGCGCTGGCCATGGTCGCCGGTGCGCCCGCAGAGCAGCGGCCACGGCTGCTGGCCCGGTTCGGCGGCGCGATGGCGGTGTTCATCGCATCGGCCACCGTGGTCGGTGGTTTGGTCGCTCAGGTGATTTCCTGGCGGGTGACCTTGATTCTGCCGGCGTTGTCACTGTTCGCGGTGCCCTGGTGCTTGGGGCTGGCCACGGCGCCCGGATCACGCCGCCGGATCGACCCGTTCGGGGCGGTCGCGCTCGGCGTCACATCGGCGGCCCTGTTGCTGTTGATCCAAGCCGCCGGACTGGACCTGTCGATGCCGCTGGTCGGTGGACTGGCCGCCACCCTGATGGTTGCCGTCGGTGCCCTCGCGTGGTCGACGAAGCGGCCGGGGGCCTTCGTGTCGGTGTCGCTGCTGCGGCGGCCCGGTTACCTTCGCGCGATCGCGATCGGAATGGGTGTCTATGGTGGACTTTTCGCGGCGATGGCCGCGGTACCCGAGCTGCTGGCCAACGCCCATAACTGGACCGTCGTGGCGATCGGGGTGTCGCTGCTTCCCGGCGCGATCCTCGGCGCGTTGCTGTCCCGTGCCGCCGGACCGCCGACGGTCGTGTGGATCACGGGGATGTTCGCCCTGAGTCTGCTATTGGTCGCGGTCCTGTCCGGTCCCGCGTCGGCTCTGGTGGTCGCGGCATCGATGGGCGGGGTGGCCTTCGCGGTGACCCAGGTGGTGGTGACCGGCGCGGTCTCGGCGGTGCTCCCCGTGTCCGAACGAGGCACCGGCCTGGGGATCGTGAATCTCGGTTTCTTCGTCGGCGGGGCCGTCGGAACGGCGGTCTATGCGGCCCTGGCCGGTCCACTGGGGGCGGTGTGGGCGCTGGGCGTCGTCACCGTCTTCCCGGTCTCGTCGGCGGTGGCGGCGGGCATCGGGCGGGCACGGTCGTGA
- a CDS encoding quinone oxidoreductase family protein — protein MRAVIVESHGGPERLRYVTDHPEPVAGPGQVVVRVAVIGVNFIDLAHRSGGFGVPAPFVPGVEGSGTIASIGPGVDGLTVGGRVAWAMPIPVNRAGGGYAESVALPADRVLPLPTTVDEQTAAAGLMHGLTAHYLTESVHSVAEGDVVLVHAAAGGLGQTLVQVARSRGATVLGTASTARKRREAVAAGAHAMFDYADVVEGVHRHTDGLGANVVYDGVGAPTIMDSLDSLRARGTLALIGTAGGPVTAVDPMRLLTAGSITFVRPGLPDYIATGTELRDRAREVFAWLGDGTLTTRIGGRYPLSEAARAHRDLADRRTHGKLLLTV, from the coding sequence ATGCGCGCAGTCATCGTCGAGTCACACGGTGGACCGGAACGGTTGCGATACGTCACCGACCATCCCGAGCCGGTGGCCGGCCCCGGGCAGGTGGTGGTGCGAGTCGCCGTCATCGGGGTCAACTTCATCGACCTGGCGCACCGGTCGGGTGGCTTCGGAGTTCCCGCACCATTCGTTCCGGGCGTCGAGGGGTCGGGAACGATCGCCTCGATCGGGCCGGGAGTCGACGGCCTTACCGTGGGAGGCCGGGTCGCCTGGGCGATGCCCATTCCGGTCAACCGGGCCGGCGGAGGCTACGCCGAGTCGGTGGCGTTGCCGGCCGACCGGGTGCTGCCACTGCCGACCACGGTGGACGAGCAGACCGCCGCCGCCGGTCTGATGCACGGCCTGACCGCTCACTATCTGACCGAGTCGGTTCATTCGGTCGCCGAAGGAGACGTCGTCCTGGTGCACGCGGCGGCCGGCGGCCTGGGACAGACCCTGGTTCAGGTGGCCCGGTCACGTGGAGCCACCGTCCTGGGTACGGCCTCCACCGCACGGAAACGGCGGGAAGCGGTCGCGGCCGGTGCTCACGCGATGTTCGACTACGCCGACGTCGTCGAAGGAGTCCACCGGCACACCGACGGCCTGGGGGCTAACGTCGTCTACGACGGCGTCGGCGCGCCGACCATCATGGACAGTCTGGATTCGCTGCGGGCCAGGGGGACCCTCGCGCTCATCGGAACGGCGGGTGGCCCGGTGACCGCCGTCGACCCGATGCGGCTGCTGACGGCCGGGTCGATCACGTTCGTGAGGCCGGGGCTGCCCGACTACATCGCCACCGGCACCGAACTGCGCGACCGGGCTCGGGAGGTGTTCGCGTGGTTGGGAGACGGAACGCTGACCACTCGCATCGGAGGCCGGTATCCGCTGTCGGAGGCGGCTCGGGCACATCGGGACCTGGCCGACCGTCGAACCCACGGAAAGCTGCTGTTGACCGTGTGA